One window of the Lactococcus lactis genome contains the following:
- a CDS encoding Crp/Fnr family transcriptional regulator: MTLDNHHCVQLVPLFEKLAEQDLTKVEKIVEHKKIKKGEIIISPDKEPLLVIVAQGALKISQLSQSGKEQLLRIIEAGDYEGEGALLGVTNGQLYGQAMIDSTICFLRQSDFETLLTTYPSLSLQLLKLNAKKYLAAEHQAGFLALDDVEARLAHYFLNLSATSDSIYFEIPMKLKELANYIGTSPETISRKIKVFEENKIISRQGRMIKLLDKEKLEDDFA, translated from the coding sequence ATGACTTTAGATAATCATCATTGCGTCCAATTAGTTCCACTCTTTGAAAAACTTGCTGAACAAGATTTAACTAAGGTCGAAAAAATTGTTGAACACAAAAAAATTAAAAAAGGTGAAATTATTATTAGCCCTGACAAAGAACCTTTATTAGTCATTGTAGCTCAAGGTGCACTTAAAATTTCACAACTTTCACAAAGTGGTAAAGAGCAACTTTTAAGAATCATCGAAGCAGGTGATTATGAAGGCGAAGGAGCCTTACTTGGCGTGACCAACGGACAACTTTATGGTCAGGCCATGATTGATTCTACGATTTGTTTCTTGCGTCAATCTGATTTTGAGACATTATTAACGACTTATCCTAGTCTTTCATTACAACTTTTAAAACTTAATGCTAAAAAATATCTAGCTGCTGAGCACCAAGCAGGATTTTTGGCACTAGATGATGTTGAAGCACGTCTTGCACATTACTTTTTGAATCTATCTGCCACTTCTGATAGCATTTATTTTGAAATTCCAATGAAACTCAAGGAGCTTGCCAATTATATCGGAACCAGTCCAGAAACAATTTCACGTAAAATCAAGGTTTTTGAAGAAAATAAAATTATTAGCCGTCAAGGACGAATGATTAAACTTTTGGATAAGGAGAAATTAGAAGATGATTTTGCTTAA
- a CDS encoding YozE family protein, producing MTFYNYLMRHRAPVEKDDATRLANLVFQDPLFPKQSKDFDEISTYLETQAPFYFNLTLFDNIWESYLEA from the coding sequence ATGACTTTTTATAATTACCTTATGCGCCATCGTGCACCAGTAGAAAAAGATGATGCAACTCGTCTTGCAAATTTAGTTTTTCAAGACCCGCTTTTTCCAAAACAGTCTAAAGATTTCGATGAAATTTCGACTTATTTAGAAACCCAAGCCCCATTTTACTTTAATCTTACCCTGTTTGATAATATTTGGGAAAGTTATTTAGAAGCTTAA
- the msrA gene encoding peptide-methionine (S)-S-oxide reductase MsrA → MATERAIFAGGCFWCMVQPFEEREGILSVISGYTGGNVENPTYEQVKKHLTGHTEAVEIIFDNSKITYQSLVELYWTLTDPTDAFGQFEDRGDNYRPVIFVENEEQEKIAKESKAQLQASGNFDSPIVTSIETVQKFWPAEDYHQGFYKKNPEDYAQSSKIRHDFLEKQWKK, encoded by the coding sequence ATGGCAACAGAAAGAGCAATATTTGCAGGTGGATGTTTTTGGTGTATGGTTCAACCTTTTGAAGAACGAGAAGGGATTTTATCTGTGATAAGTGGCTATACAGGTGGAAATGTTGAAAATCCAACTTATGAACAAGTAAAAAAACACTTGACTGGTCATACAGAAGCAGTAGAAATTATTTTTGATAATAGTAAAATTACCTATCAAAGTCTTGTTGAACTTTATTGGACACTCACGGACCCAACAGATGCTTTTGGTCAATTTGAAGACCGTGGGGATAACTATCGTCCAGTCATTTTTGTTGAAAACGAAGAACAAGAAAAAATTGCCAAAGAAAGCAAAGCGCAATTGCAAGCCAGCGGAAATTTTGATTCACCTATTGTGACAAGTATTGAAACCGTTCAAAAATTCTGGCCAGCAGAAGACTACCATCAAGGATTTTACAAAAAAAATCCAGAAGATTATGCCCAATCAAGTAAAATTCGTCATGATTTTTTGGAAAAACAATGGAAAAAATAA
- a CDS encoding CvfB family protein, translated as MSIIGQTISAIIVEESERFYFLQKGEDLLRLDKTEGEHTVGDVVTGFVYADKDDHRRLTTLEQKATNEHYGWGTVTAVRKDLGAFVDTGLPGKDVVVSLDDLPLEKDQWPKVGDQLYVKLIIDRKERIWGHLAWHEDFWNLAGPGYDNMQNQDLRAIVYRNKESGTFVYLPDNNMLGFIHPNERFSVPRVGQELQVRVIGFRKEDRSLNLSAKPRAYEMLDADSQMILAYLQSMGGKMAFNDKSNPDEIKATFGISKGQFKKALGGLMKAKKIKQSPEGTELIGE; from the coding sequence ATGAGTATTATTGGACAAACAATCTCCGCGATAATCGTGGAAGAAAGTGAACGTTTCTATTTTCTCCAAAAGGGAGAAGATTTATTACGTTTAGATAAAACAGAAGGTGAACATACAGTTGGCGATGTGGTAACTGGTTTTGTTTATGCGGATAAAGATGACCATCGTCGTTTGACGACTTTGGAACAAAAAGCAACAAATGAGCATTATGGTTGGGGAACGGTAACAGCTGTACGTAAGGACCTTGGTGCCTTTGTTGACACAGGTTTACCAGGAAAAGATGTGGTCGTCTCTCTTGATGATTTGCCACTCGAAAAAGACCAATGGCCAAAAGTTGGTGACCAACTTTATGTGAAATTAATTATTGACAGAAAAGAGCGAATTTGGGGTCATTTAGCATGGCATGAAGATTTCTGGAATCTTGCAGGTCCTGGTTATGACAACATGCAAAACCAAGATTTACGAGCAATTGTTTATCGAAATAAAGAATCAGGAACATTTGTTTATTTGCCTGACAACAATATGCTAGGATTTATTCATCCAAATGAACGTTTCTCAGTTCCACGTGTCGGTCAAGAACTTCAAGTTCGTGTTATTGGTTTTAGAAAAGAAGACCGTAGTCTAAATCTGTCAGCAAAACCACGTGCTTATGAAATGCTTGATGCTGATAGCCAAATGATTTTAGCTTATCTTCAATCAATGGGCGGGAAAATGGCATTTAATGACAAATCAAATCCAGATGAAATAAAAGCAACTTTTGGAATCTCAAAAGGACAATTCAAAAAAGCGCTTGGTGGTTTGATGAAAGCTAAAAAAATCAAACAAAGTCCAGAGGGAACAGAATTAATCGGAGAATAA
- a CDS encoding GNAT family N-acetyltransferase has protein sequence MRELIKLREQPSYLKETIRFFQEKWGNTDSNPVYDDCLKHSLESNKKIPQWYLIVDEGKIIAGCGLINNDFISRMDLYPWLCTLYVEEKFRNQGLAGLLIEAVKEDCRTFDIDKLYLATDFADFYEHFDFHYLADGYHPWGEKSRIYEGNIN, from the coding sequence TTGAGAGAACTAATCAAACTTAGAGAGCAACCGTCTTATCTCAAAGAAACAATTCGATTTTTTCAGGAAAAATGGGGAAATACGGACAGTAACCCTGTATATGATGACTGTTTGAAGCATAGTTTAGAGAGTAACAAAAAGATTCCTCAGTGGTATCTGATTGTTGATGAAGGAAAAATTATTGCGGGTTGTGGACTGATTAACAATGATTTTATTAGTCGAATGGACTTATACCCTTGGCTTTGTACACTTTATGTTGAAGAAAAATTTCGAAATCAAGGTCTTGCTGGTCTGTTGATTGAAGCAGTAAAAGAAGATTGCAGAACTTTTGATATTGATAAACTTTATCTTGCAACGGATTTTGCTGATTTCTATGAGCACTTTGATTTTCATTATCTAGCTGACGGCTATCATCCTTGGGGTGAAAAATCACGGATTTACGAAGGAAATATCAATTAA
- the frr gene encoding ribosome recycling factor — MANEIVTTAQDRMKQSLGSLQRDLGHIRAGRANASLLDRVQVVYYGAPTPLNQLASITIPEARVLMVTPFDKSILKDIEKALYESDLGITPANDGSVIRLVIPMLTEERRRELVKEMGKYIESAKVAIRNIRRDAMDTAKKSEKAKEITEDDLKDLENNIQKVTDDAVKEADRLASIKEKELLDI; from the coding sequence ATGGCAAACGAAATTGTTACAACAGCTCAAGACCGGATGAAACAATCATTAGGAAGTTTACAACGTGATTTAGGACATATCCGAGCTGGTCGTGCCAACGCAAGTCTTCTTGACCGTGTTCAAGTTGTTTACTACGGCGCACCAACACCACTCAATCAATTAGCGTCCATCACAATTCCAGAAGCACGAGTATTAATGGTTACTCCTTTTGATAAATCAATCTTGAAAGATATTGAAAAAGCATTGTATGAATCAGATCTTGGGATTACACCAGCAAATGATGGTTCTGTGATTCGTTTAGTTATCCCAATGTTGACAGAAGAACGCCGTCGCGAACTTGTCAAAGAAATGGGTAAATATATTGAATCAGCAAAAGTAGCAATCCGTAATATCCGTCGTGATGCAATGGACACTGCTAAGAAATCAGAAAAAGCAAAAGAAATCACTGAAGATGATCTTAAAGATCTTGAAAACAACATTCAAAAAGTGACTGATGACGCGGTTAAAGAAGCAGACCGTCTTGCATCAATTAAAGAAAAAGAATTGTTGGATATCTAA
- the pyrH gene encoding UMP kinase yields MAEIKYKRVLLKLSGEALSGEKGFGFDPETAKAVAEELKEVHDLGAELAIVCGGGNVWRGVTGEKAGMERAQADYMGMLATIQNGLFIQSALENIGVDTRVMTAIEMKAVAEPYIRRRAERHLEKGRVVIFAGGTGSPYFSTDTTSALRAAEINADVILMAKNGVDGVYNADPKLVADAIKFEHLTHMDVITKGLQVMDSTASTMSMDNHIPLVVFNMNEAGNITRVVRGEEIGTTVE; encoded by the coding sequence ATGGCTGAAATTAAATATAAACGCGTACTGTTAAAACTTTCGGGAGAGGCCCTCTCAGGCGAAAAAGGTTTCGGATTTGACCCTGAAACAGCAAAAGCTGTCGCTGAAGAACTCAAAGAAGTCCATGATTTGGGCGCAGAACTTGCGATTGTTTGCGGTGGTGGTAATGTTTGGCGTGGAGTTACTGGTGAGAAAGCCGGAATGGAACGTGCTCAGGCAGATTACATGGGAATGCTTGCAACAATTCAAAATGGGTTGTTCATTCAAAGTGCTCTTGAAAATATTGGGGTTGACACACGAGTGATGACAGCCATTGAGATGAAAGCTGTTGCTGAACCTTATATTCGTCGTCGTGCTGAACGCCATTTAGAAAAGGGACGTGTTGTCATTTTTGCTGGGGGAACTGGTTCGCCTTACTTCTCAACTGATACAACTTCTGCATTACGTGCTGCGGAAATTAATGCTGATGTCATTTTAATGGCTAAAAATGGTGTTGATGGTGTTTATAATGCTGACCCTAAATTAGTTGCTGATGCTATTAAATTTGAACATTTGACACATATGGATGTTATTACCAAAGGCTTGCAAGTAATGGACAGTACGGCTTCAACAATGTCAATGGATAATCATATTCCACTTGTTGTTTTCAACATGAATGAAGCTGGAAATATTACACGTGTCGTTCGTGGTGAAGAAATCGGAACAACGGTCGAATAA
- a CDS encoding acetate kinase translates to MEKTLAVNAGSSSLKWQLYEMPEETVIAKGIFERIGLSGSISTTKFNNEEHVRKQEIVDHRQAVLLLMDELIHFKLIHEFRQITGIGHRVVAGGEFFKTSTVISPEVLAEIKNLSTLAPLHNPANVLGIEAFQRLLPDALAVAVFDTAFHSTLPEKAYRYPIPTKYYEDYSIRKYGAHGTSHMYVAQEAAKVLGKPLEDLKLITAHIGNGASITAIEAGKSVDTSMGFTPLAGVMMGTRAGEMDASVIPYMLESDPSLRNAQDVIDILNKESGVLGVSELSSDMRDLSEAVAKGNPKAILAYEMYVDRLKKFIAQYFGVLNGADALIFTAGVGENDTAVRTDVVNGLSWFGMEIDESKNVRGAFGIISKPESKVKVLVVPTNEELVIARDVEAAK, encoded by the coding sequence ATGGAAAAAACGCTCGCTGTCAATGCAGGCTCCTCGTCATTAAAATGGCAACTTTACGAAATGCCGGAAGAAACCGTGATTGCTAAAGGAATTTTTGAACGTATTGGTTTGTCTGGCTCAATCTCAACAACTAAATTTAACAATGAAGAACACGTTAGAAAACAAGAAATTGTTGACCATCGTCAAGCTGTTTTGTTATTAATGGATGAATTAATTCACTTTAAATTAATTCATGAATTCCGCCAAATCACAGGAATTGGCCATCGTGTTGTTGCAGGTGGGGAATTTTTCAAAACTTCTACGGTTATTAGTCCTGAGGTTTTGGCTGAGATTAAAAATCTTTCAACTTTGGCTCCTTTGCATAATCCTGCTAATGTTTTAGGGATTGAAGCTTTTCAACGTTTATTACCAGATGCACTTGCAGTTGCTGTTTTCGACACTGCTTTTCACAGTACTTTGCCAGAAAAGGCTTATCGTTATCCTATTCCAACAAAATATTATGAAGATTATTCAATCAGAAAATATGGAGCACATGGAACGTCACACATGTATGTCGCCCAAGAAGCGGCAAAAGTTTTAGGAAAACCATTGGAAGATTTGAAGCTAATTACGGCTCATATCGGAAATGGAGCTTCAATTACAGCAATTGAAGCTGGAAAATCTGTTGATACTTCAATGGGATTTACACCACTTGCTGGTGTAATGATGGGAACACGTGCAGGTGAAATGGACGCCTCAGTCATTCCTTATATGTTAGAGAGCGACCCAAGCCTTAGAAATGCTCAAGATGTGATTGACATTCTCAATAAAGAATCTGGAGTCCTTGGGGTGTCAGAACTCTCAAGTGATATGCGTGATCTTTCAGAAGCTGTGGCTAAAGGAAATCCTAAAGCGATTCTTGCTTATGAAATGTATGTTGACCGTCTCAAGAAATTTATTGCCCAATATTTTGGAGTATTAAATGGGGCTGATGCTCTTATTTTCACGGCTGGTGTTGGTGAAAATGATACAGCTGTTCGGACTGATGTAGTTAATGGACTTTCTTGGTTTGGCATGGAAATTGATGAAAGTAAAAATGTTCGTGGAGCATTTGGTATCATTTCTAAACCAGAGTCTAAAGTGAAAGTACTTGTTGTGCCAACAAACGAAGAATTGGTTATTGCTCGTGATGTTGAAGCTGCTAAATAA
- a CDS encoding acetate kinase, translating into MTKTLAVNAGSSSMKWQMYEMPEEKVLAKGLIERIGLKDSIVTVKFGEQKEERVFDIPNHTEAVEVLLEDLKRLKIVEEFAEITGVGHRVVAGGEIFQKSTVVTPEVLQQVKDLSALAPLHNPANAAGIEAFLNLLPDATSVVVFDTAFHTTMPEKVFRYPLPKKYYTDYAVRKYGAHGTSHMYVSQEAAKLLGKPIEETKIITAHIGNGASLTAVKGGKSIDTSMGFTPLAGVMMGTRTGEMDPSVFPYLIENDSELKDAQGVVDMMNKESGLYGVSGISSDMRDIIAAKDTDTDAKLAFEMYVDRIQKFIGQYLAVLNGADALVFTAGIGENSVPVREAILSGLTWFGIEVDPEKNVFGVEGEISTPHSRVKVFVIPTDEELVIARDVEALKK; encoded by the coding sequence ATGACCAAAACATTAGCAGTTAACGCTGGTTCATCATCTATGAAATGGCAAATGTATGAAATGCCAGAAGAAAAAGTTCTTGCCAAGGGATTAATCGAACGAATTGGTTTGAAAGATTCGATTGTGACCGTCAAATTTGGTGAGCAAAAAGAAGAACGCGTTTTTGACATTCCAAATCATACAGAAGCAGTAGAAGTTTTACTTGAAGATTTAAAACGATTGAAAATAGTAGAGGAATTTGCTGAAATTACAGGTGTAGGACATCGTGTGGTTGCTGGAGGTGAAATTTTCCAAAAATCAACAGTTGTTACACCAGAAGTTTTGCAACAAGTTAAAGATTTGTCAGCTCTTGCTCCTTTGCATAATCCAGCAAATGCTGCAGGAATTGAAGCTTTTTTGAACTTACTGCCTGATGCAACTTCAGTAGTAGTTTTTGATACAGCTTTCCATACAACGATGCCTGAAAAAGTATTCCGTTATCCATTGCCTAAAAAATATTATACAGATTATGCTGTCCGTAAATATGGGGCTCATGGAACTTCACACATGTATGTTTCACAAGAAGCTGCAAAATTACTTGGAAAACCAATTGAAGAAACTAAAATTATCACTGCTCATATCGGGAATGGCGCATCACTGACAGCAGTAAAAGGTGGGAAATCAATTGATACTTCGATGGGATTCACACCACTTGCTGGAGTAATGATGGGAACACGTACAGGTGAAATGGACCCTTCTGTTTTTCCATACCTTATTGAAAATGACTCTGAGTTAAAAGATGCTCAAGGTGTTGTTGATATGATGAACAAAGAATCTGGTCTCTATGGTGTATCTGGTATTTCATCAGATATGCGTGATATCATTGCTGCTAAAGATACAGATACTGATGCAAAACTTGCATTTGAGATGTATGTTGACCGAATTCAAAAATTTATTGGTCAATATTTGGCCGTTTTGAATGGGGCTGATGCTCTTGTCTTCACCGCTGGTATTGGTGAAAATTCGGTTCCTGTTCGTGAAGCAATTCTTTCTGGATTGACTTGGTTTGGAATTGAAGTTGACCCTGAGAAAAATGTCTTTGGCGTCGAGGGAGAAATTTCAACACCTCATTCACGCGTAAAAGTTTTTGTGATTCCAACTGACGAAGAGCTTGTAATTGCTCGTGATGTTGAAGCACTTAAAAAATAA
- a CDS encoding class I SAM-dependent methyltransferase, whose translation MDMEKVAQGFELVVANIMLLSEKLDTDFYDAFVEQNAALLDDTDQGIVELSVNNDKLRQLNLSNNEWQKLFQFVLLKGSQVAPLQPNHAMTPDAIGLIFNFIIEHLNKNSELRLIEFGSGMGNLAETLLVNLNKKVDYVGFEVDDLLLDLSASMAEIMGSQAEFMQIDAVQKRLMEPADVVVSDLPIGFYPDDEVAKNFEVATTDGHTFAHHLLIEQSFNYLKEGSFAIFLAPEDLLTSPQGPLLKEWISKHGSVMAVITLPKSLFNADAKAIYVLKKGPAAHATFAHPLSSLTDRESLEVFMEEFTKIVKL comes from the coding sequence ATGGATATGGAAAAAGTGGCTCAAGGTTTTGAGCTAGTTGTTGCAAATATTATGTTATTATCTGAGAAATTGGATACAGATTTTTATGATGCTTTTGTAGAACAAAATGCTGCTCTTTTAGATGATACTGACCAAGGAATTGTTGAATTGTCAGTAAATAATGACAAACTTCGTCAGTTAAATTTATCAAATAATGAGTGGCAAAAACTTTTTCAATTTGTTTTGTTGAAAGGGTCACAAGTCGCACCACTTCAGCCCAATCATGCAATGACTCCAGATGCAATTGGCTTAATTTTTAATTTCATTATTGAACATCTTAATAAAAATTCTGAACTTCGTTTAATTGAATTTGGGTCTGGTATGGGTAATCTTGCTGAAACGCTTTTGGTTAATCTTAATAAAAAGGTTGATTATGTAGGCTTTGAAGTTGATGATTTACTTTTAGATTTGTCTGCTTCAATGGCTGAAATTATGGGGAGTCAGGCTGAGTTCATGCAAATTGATGCAGTACAAAAGCGTTTGATGGAACCTGCAGACGTTGTTGTCAGTGATTTACCAATTGGTTTTTATCCGGATGATGAAGTTGCAAAGAATTTTGAAGTTGCGACTACTGACGGACATACTTTTGCTCATCATCTTTTGATTGAGCAATCATTTAATTATTTAAAAGAGGGTTCTTTTGCCATTTTCCTAGCTCCAGAAGATTTACTGACAAGTCCTCAAGGACCACTATTAAAGGAGTGGATTAGTAAACATGGAAGTGTGATGGCTGTCATCACTTTACCAAAATCACTTTTTAATGCTGATGCTAAGGCGATTTATGTTTTGAAAAAGGGGCCGGCTGCACATGCAACTTTTGCTCACCCTTTGTCTTCACTGACAGACAGAGAAAGTTTAGAAGTCTTTATGGAAGAATTTACAAAAATTGTAAAATTATAA
- a CDS encoding DUF3165 family protein: MFYIILLILVAFAYIFMMPKDVRRSMDIFFFAGVGVLVLAFAVAQAVSHRSLLLEIIGIVAMLVVTVRAWMELEKLDSRKRKK, translated from the coding sequence ATGTTCTATATTATCTTGTTGATTTTAGTTGCCTTTGCGTATATTTTCATGATGCCCAAAGATGTTCGGCGGAGTATGGACATTTTCTTCTTTGCTGGTGTTGGAGTTCTAGTTCTTGCTTTTGCTGTGGCCCAGGCGGTAAGCCATCGGTCATTACTTTTAGAAATTATCGGTATTGTGGCGATGCTTGTTGTAACGGTCAGAGCTTGGATGGAATTGGAAAAGTTGGACAGTCGAAAAAGAAAAAAATAA
- the typA gene encoding translational GTPase TypA has product MTKLREDIRNVAIIAHVDHGKTTLVDELLKQSQTLDARKELAERAMDSNALEQERGITILAKNTAVEYNGTRINILDTPGHADFGGEVERIMKMVDGVVLVVDAYEGTMPQTRFVLKKALEQNLTPIVVVNKIDKPSARPAEVVDEVLELFIELGADDEQLDFPVVYASAINGSSSMSDNPADQEHTMANIFDTIIDHIPGPVDNSDEPLQFQVSLLDYNDYVGRIGIGRVFRGTIKVGDSVTLSKLDGSTKNFRVTKLFGFFGLDRQEIQEAKAGDLIALSGMEDIFVGETVTPSDHVEPLPILHIDEPTLQMTFLANNSPFAGREGKWVTSRKVEERLVSELQTDVSLRVENTESPDKWVVSGRGELHLSILIETMRREGYELQVSRPEVIIKEIDGVACEPFERVQIDTPEEYQGSIIQALSERKGDMLDMQITGNGQARLIFLVPARGLIGFTTEFMSMTRGYGIMNHTFDQYLPAVKGEIGGRHRGSLISMDSGQVTSYAMGYVQERGQLFVDAGTEVYGGMIVGEHSRDNDLTVNITKMKQQTNVRSSNKDSTSVLNTPKILSLEESLEFLGDDDYLEVTPESIRLRKQILDKAMREKSTKKKK; this is encoded by the coding sequence TTGACTAAATTACGCGAAGATATTAGAAACGTCGCTATTATTGCCCACGTTGACCATGGTAAAACTACATTGGTTGACGAACTCTTAAAACAATCTCAAACGTTGGATGCTCGTAAAGAATTAGCTGAACGTGCGATGGACTCAAATGCACTTGAGCAAGAACGTGGGATTACTATCCTTGCCAAAAATACAGCAGTTGAATATAACGGAACTCGTATCAACATCTTGGACACACCAGGTCACGCGGACTTCGGTGGAGAAGTTGAACGTATTATGAAAATGGTTGATGGGGTTGTCCTCGTTGTCGATGCTTATGAAGGAACAATGCCTCAAACACGTTTTGTTTTGAAAAAAGCTTTGGAACAAAACTTGACTCCAATCGTTGTTGTTAATAAGATTGACAAACCATCTGCTCGTCCAGCTGAAGTTGTTGATGAAGTTCTTGAACTTTTCATCGAACTTGGTGCTGATGACGAACAATTGGATTTCCCAGTTGTTTATGCTTCAGCAATCAATGGTTCTTCATCAATGTCTGATAATCCAGCTGATCAAGAACACACAATGGCAAATATTTTTGATACAATCATCGACCATATCCCTGGCCCAGTTGATAACTCTGATGAACCTTTACAATTCCAAGTTTCACTTTTGGACTACAATGACTATGTTGGACGTATTGGTATTGGACGTGTTTTCCGTGGAACAATCAAAGTTGGGGACAGCGTTACTTTGTCTAAACTTGATGGTTCAACTAAAAACTTCCGCGTTACTAAACTTTTTGGTTTCTTCGGTCTTGACCGTCAAGAAATCCAAGAAGCAAAAGCTGGTGATTTGATTGCTTTGTCTGGTATGGAAGATATCTTTGTTGGGGAAACTGTTACACCTTCAGACCACGTTGAACCATTGCCAATCTTGCACATTGACGAACCTACTTTGCAAATGACTTTCCTTGCTAACAATTCACCTTTCGCTGGTCGCGAAGGAAAATGGGTAACATCACGTAAAGTTGAAGAACGTTTGGTTTCTGAATTGCAAACTGACGTTTCACTTCGTGTTGAAAACACTGAATCTCCTGATAAATGGGTTGTTTCTGGTCGTGGTGAATTGCACTTGTCAATTCTTATTGAAACAATGCGCCGTGAAGGATATGAACTTCAAGTTTCACGTCCTGAAGTTATCATCAAAGAAATTGATGGTGTTGCTTGCGAACCATTTGAACGTGTTCAAATCGACACTCCTGAAGAATACCAAGGTTCAATCATCCAAGCGCTCTCTGAACGTAAAGGTGATATGCTTGATATGCAAATCACTGGTAACGGTCAAGCACGTTTGATTTTCCTTGTTCCTGCACGTGGTTTGATTGGATTCACAACAGAATTCATGTCAATGACTCGTGGATACGGAATCATGAACCATACTTTCGACCAATATCTTCCAGCTGTTAAGGGAGAAATCGGTGGACGTCACCGTGGTTCTTTGATTTCTATGGATTCAGGTCAAGTTACTTCTTACGCAATGGGTTACGTTCAAGAACGTGGACAACTTTTTGTTGATGCAGGTACTGAAGTTTATGGTGGGATGATTGTTGGTGAACACAGTCGTGATAATGATTTGACTGTAAATATCACTAAAATGAAACAACAAACAAACGTTCGTTCTTCAAATAAAGACTCTACATCTGTTTTGAACACACCAAAAATTCTTTCACTTGAAGAATCTTTGGAATTCCTTGGAGATGATGATTACTTGGAAGTAACTCCAGAATCAATCCGCTTGCGTAAACAAATTTTGGATAAAGCAATGCGTGAAAAATCAACTAAGAAGAAAAAATAA
- a CDS encoding ABC transporter ATP-binding protein: MFELTNIIKEFLHRKVFDNFKLTFEAGKVYAIIGQSGSGKTTLLNMIAKLESYEGSILYEGKELSKIKKHSYFLNDLSYLFQNFGLIENETIDKNLDLGLINQKLSKKTKQEKKLETLAQVNVAYLKLNQKIYELSGGEAQRVALAKAILKDSPVILADEPTAALDSENSEEVMKLLLSMKNEKRIIIIATHNPVIWEMADEVVELSR; the protein is encoded by the coding sequence ATGTTTGAATTAACTAATATTATAAAAGAATTTTTACATAGAAAGGTTTTTGATAACTTTAAATTAACCTTTGAAGCTGGGAAAGTTTATGCCATTATTGGTCAATCAGGTTCTGGTAAAACAACCTTACTGAATATGATTGCTAAACTTGAATCCTACGAAGGAAGTATTCTTTATGAGGGAAAAGAATTATCAAAAATCAAGAAACATTCCTATTTTCTAAATGATTTGTCTTATCTTTTTCAAAATTTTGGATTGATTGAAAATGAAACGATTGATAAAAATTTGGATTTGGGATTGATTAATCAAAAGTTATCCAAGAAAACTAAACAAGAAAAAAAGCTTGAAACTCTGGCACAAGTTAATGTAGCCTATTTAAAACTCAATCAAAAAATTTATGAATTGTCAGGTGGTGAGGCACAGCGTGTAGCACTTGCTAAAGCGATTTTGAAAGATTCACCGGTTATTTTGGCGGATGAACCAACAGCAGCACTAGATTCTGAGAATAGTGAAGAAGTGATGAAACTGCTTTTGAGTATGAAAAATGAAAAGCGGATTATTATTATCGCTACGCATAATCCTGTTATTTGGGAAATGGCAGATGAGGTTGTTGAATTGTCCAGATAG